The Pedobacter roseus genome contains a region encoding:
- a CDS encoding UpxY family transcription antiterminator — MLSNTHKRDLQQRSWKVIYTRPRWEKKVDTLLQASGVESYCPLKKESHKWADRNKIVHLPIFSSYVFVYSNPKEESLIRQTLGVINFIHFEGRPATLTDAEINRIRDFIAQEKDIEIISVNQLSAGDRVRIKSGALESLSGKVLQVQGKNVLMVLDHLGCVIITKVAAENTILA; from the coding sequence ATGCTAAGTAACACACACAAACGCGATCTCCAGCAAAGAAGCTGGAAAGTGATTTACACCAGGCCAAGATGGGAAAAAAAAGTAGATACGCTGTTGCAGGCTTCCGGGGTGGAGTCTTATTGCCCTTTGAAGAAAGAATCGCATAAGTGGGCCGATAGAAATAAGATTGTACATCTGCCGATTTTCAGTTCCTACGTTTTTGTTTATTCCAATCCAAAAGAAGAATCGCTCATCAGGCAAACACTCGGGGTAATCAATTTTATCCATTTTGAAGGCCGGCCTGCTACCTTAACCGATGCGGAAATAAACAGGATAAGAGATTTTATTGCGCAGGAAAAAGACATTGAGATCATTAGTGTGAACCAGCTTTCGGCCGGAGACCGTGTAAGGATTAAAAGCGGTGCGCTGGAAAGCCTGTCGGGAAAAGTTTTACAAGTACAGGGCAAAAATGTACTCATGGTGCTCGATCATCTGGGTTGCGTGATCATCACAAAAGTTGCTGCCGAAAATACCATTCTTGCTTAA
- a CDS encoding MBOAT family O-acyltransferase: MFFKAVYILILFFTILIDYFAGIYIEKAKLPKTKKRLLLLSIVANVLVLGIFKYFNFLNDSVSGILSWAGYSNPVPALAILLPIGLSFHTFQAMSYTIEVYRGNQKAEQKFGIYALYVMFFPQLVAGPIERPQNMLHQFYEKHPFNPYDASEGLKRILIGLFKKVVVADRLAIYVNAVYGNYEHHGSLSLIMATVFFSFQIYCDFSGYSDIAIGTARILGFRLMENFDRPYFAKSISEFWSKWHISLSSWFRDYLYIPMGGNRVSTLKWYRNLFVVFMLSGLWHGANWTFIVWGALHGTYLILEIVFRKLRGPFQKWKFLSMPKLSGLLQVTFTFLLVTLAWIFFRADNIAQALGILKRIFSFEPGFFLGQPNYFFYSILAILSLLCYELRQEFHWQGIAVSDLRFPWRLLTYGALVFAIMLFGVFDGSQFIYFQF, from the coding sequence ATGTTTTTTAAGGCAGTTTATATTCTGATCCTGTTTTTTACCATCCTGATCGATTATTTTGCCGGCATCTATATTGAAAAAGCAAAGTTGCCGAAGACAAAAAAAAGGCTTCTATTGCTAAGCATCGTGGCCAATGTACTGGTCCTGGGTATATTTAAGTATTTTAATTTCCTTAACGATAGCGTTTCGGGGATATTAAGTTGGGCCGGTTACAGCAACCCGGTTCCGGCACTGGCTATACTCTTGCCAATTGGGCTCTCTTTTCACACCTTTCAGGCCATGAGTTATACCATTGAGGTGTATCGGGGTAACCAAAAGGCAGAGCAGAAATTTGGAATCTATGCTCTCTATGTTATGTTTTTTCCACAACTGGTGGCAGGGCCGATTGAAAGGCCGCAGAATATGTTGCACCAGTTTTATGAAAAACATCCCTTTAATCCTTACGATGCCAGTGAAGGACTTAAGCGGATTTTGATTGGTCTGTTTAAAAAAGTGGTGGTGGCAGACCGGCTGGCGATATATGTTAATGCCGTTTATGGTAATTACGAACACCATGGCAGCCTCAGCCTGATCATGGCGACTGTTTTCTTTTCCTTTCAGATTTATTGCGATTTCTCCGGTTATTCTGATATCGCAATCGGTACCGCAAGGATATTGGGTTTCAGGCTCATGGAAAATTTTGACAGGCCTTATTTTGCTAAGAGCATTAGTGAGTTTTGGAGCAAATGGCACATTTCACTTTCCTCCTGGTTTAGAGATTACCTCTATATCCCTATGGGCGGAAACCGTGTTTCGACGCTGAAATGGTACCGTAATCTCTTTGTTGTGTTTATGCTAAGCGGTCTTTGGCACGGTGCTAACTGGACTTTTATCGTTTGGGGCGCACTCCACGGTACTTACCTTATTTTAGAAATCGTGTTCAGGAAATTGCGAGGCCCTTTTCAAAAATGGAAGTTTTTAAGCATGCCCAAGTTAAGCGGGTTGCTGCAGGTAACATTTACTTTTCTGTTGGTTACGCTGGCCTGGATATTCTTCAGAGCCGATAATATTGCCCAGGCCTTAGGTATCCTTAAACGTATTTTCAGTTTTGAACCAGGTTTCTTTTTAGGTCAGCCAAATTATTTTTTCTACAGTATTTTGGCCATTTTATCCTTACTGTGTTACGAATTGAGACAGGAATTTCATTGGCAGGGTATAGCTGTTTCAGACCTCCGTTTTCCCTGGCGTTTGCTTACTTATGGTGCTTTGGTTTTTGCCATTATGCTGTTCGGCGTTTTTGATGGCAGCCAGTTCATCTACTTTCAGTTCTAA
- a CDS encoding oligosaccharide flippase family protein yields the protein MAIALLCYLAIFIAAPYIAAYYHQPSLLMLARIMALGIIINAFGLVQRVLLIRALAFKLVTRASLISSVFSTVFALLCAVNGMGIFSLVVLQLSQSTLNTFFLCVYGKWAPKLIFSISAFKELFSFGFSLLLTAMLNIFFANIYQPIIGRYFSIAYAGFYYQAKRLYEVPVLTISQVVDSVTYPILVRYQHDRAGLESRYRKIVTLLVFSATPVVVMISIFSRDIVWTLLGEKWLPSAKLLAILSFSGIFQILETTSGSLLKVEGRTRLIFRLELLKKTIILFNIILFCRWGIVALMFGIVANSVISFAINQYFTSIKIVSYKKMATILINAFLMGLMAFLLKEMISNVYLAMVIAGSTALLFYLLLGYLQRLPEQIMVLGFLSGGRRSVAKP from the coding sequence ATGGCCATAGCACTATTGTGTTATCTGGCAATATTTATTGCAGCACCCTATATCGCAGCTTATTATCATCAGCCATCCTTATTGATGCTGGCCCGAATAATGGCTTTGGGGATCATCATCAATGCTTTTGGGTTGGTGCAACGGGTATTACTGATCAGGGCGCTTGCTTTTAAACTTGTTACCCGGGCTTCGCTCATCTCATCAGTTTTTAGTACAGTTTTTGCCCTGTTGTGTGCAGTAAATGGAATGGGTATTTTCAGCCTGGTGGTATTGCAGCTCAGTCAAAGTACGCTCAATACGTTTTTTCTATGTGTTTATGGAAAATGGGCACCAAAACTGATTTTCTCCATATCGGCCTTTAAAGAACTTTTCTCCTTTGGTTTTAGTTTGCTGCTCACTGCAATGCTCAATATTTTCTTTGCTAATATTTATCAGCCCATTATTGGCCGTTATTTTTCAATCGCTTATGCCGGGTTTTACTATCAGGCAAAACGACTTTACGAAGTGCCGGTACTTACCATATCGCAGGTAGTAGATTCAGTTACCTATCCAATTTTAGTGCGTTATCAACATGATCGGGCAGGCCTGGAAAGCCGTTATCGGAAAATAGTAACATTATTGGTTTTCAGTGCAACGCCCGTTGTGGTTATGATTTCTATATTTTCGAGGGATATTGTATGGACATTATTAGGCGAAAAGTGGCTTCCAAGCGCAAAACTGCTGGCCATCCTCAGTTTTTCAGGGATTTTCCAGATACTGGAAACCACCAGCGGAAGTTTACTTAAAGTAGAGGGCAGAACCAGGCTTATTTTCAGGTTAGAACTGCTTAAGAAAACCATTATACTCTTCAATATTATTCTTTTTTGTAGGTGGGGAATTGTAGCATTGATGTTTGGGATAGTGGCTAACTCAGTCATTTCTTTCGCCATCAACCAGTACTTCACCAGTATCAAAATTGTGAGTTACAAGAAAATGGCTACCATATTGATCAATGCATTTTTAATGGGGCTAATGGCTTTTCTGTTAAAAGAAATGATTTCGAATGTATATCTGGCAATGGTGATTGCTGGCAGTACCGCATTGCTTTTCTATTTGCTACTTGGTTATTTGCAGCGACTTCCCGAACAGATCATGGTGCTTGGCTTTCTCTCCGGAGGAAGGCGGTCGGTGGCTAAACCATAG
- the asnB gene encoding asparagine synthase (glutamine-hydrolyzing), which yields MCGIYGTTMPVGDETVLAKLARARFRGPDVSGFERSEGVVLGHNRLAIIDIDPRSNQPFSYGYLKIVFNGEIYNYRELRKTLIDLGHHFHTTCDTEVICAAYMEYGANCVDHFNGMFAFVIHDMRKGLLFGARDRLGKKPLYYYKGEGFEFASQPSQISMDKELSINPDAVSAYLHWSYIPDQYCIFKGIEKLKAGHCFTYNLHKGILVERKYWDMDQQSTGIYSKSYAEAKEELGLLIQDAVRIRLHADVPLGIFLSGGIDSSLVASLAAKENALTKTFCIRFEDKNLDESIHAEKIAHYLGTEHQTITCLHSDGLDMLQNYGCFFDEPFADPSAIPLMLLAKHTKKHVTVALSGDGGDEGFLGYGRYDWMKKAGWAYQLPLSMRSTLFSLAKLSPNYRHRLIGAGLVQKDLASLYEGLCTGMDTSWLSEKHYQTDQPHRWLLEQDQQPLMQRLSNYDIKTYLCDDINTKVDRATMAYALEARAPLMDYRVMEFANQLPVHYKMGGRFGKKRIIKDLLFDRLPEDFFKRPKAGFTLPIKSWLQNELKEYVLDHLSLSSLSDIPGLVPTKVKKMIDLHLAGKHNYSSQIWSVLMLKRWLDSNKLTHKKILVNQE from the coding sequence ATGTGCGGAATATATGGAACTACCATGCCTGTTGGAGATGAAACGGTATTGGCCAAACTGGCCAGGGCCAGGTTCAGAGGTCCCGATGTCTCTGGTTTCGAGCGGAGCGAAGGCGTAGTGCTGGGGCATAACCGGCTGGCCATTATCGATATTGATCCACGTTCCAATCAGCCATTTTCGTATGGCTACCTCAAAATTGTTTTCAATGGTGAAATATACAATTATCGCGAACTGCGCAAAACGCTGATCGATTTAGGACATCATTTCCATACCACCTGCGATACCGAAGTAATCTGTGCGGCCTACATGGAGTATGGTGCAAACTGCGTTGATCATTTTAATGGGATGTTTGCTTTTGTAATACACGATATGCGCAAAGGGTTGCTCTTTGGTGCGAGGGATAGGTTAGGCAAAAAACCGCTTTACTATTACAAGGGTGAGGGCTTTGAATTTGCCAGTCAACCTTCCCAAATCAGCATGGATAAAGAACTAAGCATAAATCCTGATGCCGTAAGCGCTTACCTCCACTGGAGTTACATTCCCGATCAGTACTGCATCTTCAAAGGCATAGAAAAACTGAAAGCTGGCCATTGTTTTACTTACAACCTGCATAAGGGCATTCTGGTCGAAAGAAAATATTGGGATATGGATCAGCAATCAACTGGTATCTATTCTAAAAGTTATGCGGAGGCAAAGGAGGAGCTGGGATTGCTGATACAGGACGCCGTTCGGATCCGCCTTCACGCTGATGTACCGCTGGGTATTTTCCTTTCCGGTGGAATCGATTCCTCCCTGGTGGCCAGTTTAGCCGCAAAAGAAAATGCACTAACCAAGACATTTTGTATCCGTTTTGAAGATAAAAACCTTGATGAAAGCATACATGCAGAAAAGATTGCCCATTACTTAGGAACTGAGCACCAAACCATTACCTGTTTGCATTCTGACGGATTGGACATGCTTCAAAATTACGGGTGTTTTTTTGATGAACCCTTTGCAGATCCAAGCGCGATACCGCTAATGTTATTGGCAAAACACACTAAAAAACATGTAACAGTAGCACTTAGTGGAGATGGCGGAGACGAAGGTTTCTTGGGGTATGGCCGTTACGACTGGATGAAAAAAGCCGGCTGGGCCTATCAGCTCCCTTTAAGCATGCGTAGCACATTGTTTTCGCTGGCAAAACTTTCTCCAAATTATCGCCACCGCTTAATTGGTGCCGGCCTGGTTCAAAAGGATCTGGCTTCACTTTACGAAGGGCTGTGTACCGGGATGGATACATCCTGGCTGAGCGAAAAGCATTATCAAACAGATCAGCCTCACCGCTGGCTGCTGGAGCAGGATCAACAACCATTAATGCAGCGCTTATCCAATTATGATATCAAAACCTATCTCTGCGACGACATCAATACCAAAGTAGATCGGGCAACAATGGCTTATGCTTTAGAGGCACGTGCCCCGCTAATGGATTACAGGGTGATGGAGTTTGCCAACCAATTACCTGTACACTATAAAATGGGCGGTAGGTTTGGTAAAAAGCGCATCATAAAAGACCTGCTGTTCGACAGGCTGCCAGAAGATTTTTTTAAAAGACCCAAAGCAGGTTTTACACTGCCCATAAAATCGTGGCTCCAAAACGAGCTTAAAGAATATGTACTCGATCACCTGAGCCTTTCTTCCCTTAGTGATATTCCGGGGCTTGTGCCTACAAAAGTTAAAAAAATGATCGATCTGCACCTGGCTGGCAAGCATAACTACAGCAGCCAGATCTGGTCGGTACTGATGCTTAAAAGGTGGCTCGATAGCAACAAACTAACGCATAAAAAGATTTTAGTTAACCAAGAATGA
- a CDS encoding GumC family protein, protein MKPFFKYAKYWYLFLICIAICMAVAVGVIYFTTPYYQVNTTLLLQDDKKGDGILKESAFSDLNMFHTTKTIENEIQVLRSVNLMKKVLNRLSISSQVFVGTGLLQKEVYGKTSPVVIKVMRVSPQAMGKPITLKMLDQNRFALTLPDEVVNKNYHFGDTISNAGFSISIAKGPAFVKGDREVHLSLINVDELAKSYRDRKLEITEIVKDANVLQIGVLDNIPARGIDILTQLVKEYNLEDIAFKNQMALATIDFIDTRLSYLTQDLGTVERNVQQYKQLNRVTNVAADAQSNLQRAEDYKQQLEAINVQLGILNAVDVYLRKAGRLLPIVPGTAGLQDGSLLTLINKYNAAQEEYQQLLTENLPGNPLVINIKQKLSVIRENISGNIASIRTNLMINRQSLVSNSSKFEARIQTAPEIEHGLQQRDREQSVKVNLFQYLIQKREETALTLSANVPDAKVIDQANYDSSPTKPKRQLIFLSALLFGFIIPVSFIWTKDKLNSRVDNVDEITDQTNVRILGEVCHARGSGGLAINGKHRNNITELFRYIRSNLGSNVPHGNSQVLMVTSSVQGEGKTFTCINLAATLANIDKKVVLLEFDLRKPDLINKMKLEKGTGISDYLHSENMKAREIIIPSGISANLSVIGSGLSKVDAGNEMLNPRIATLFEELREEFDYVIIDTSPIALVADAFSLDMHSDATIYVVRYNYTQKSHLNILADIEKNNKLKNLMVILNDGKTEHIKHYGYGSRDYA, encoded by the coding sequence ATGAAGCCATTTTTTAAATATGCGAAGTATTGGTACCTTTTTCTGATCTGTATTGCAATTTGCATGGCAGTAGCGGTAGGCGTTATTTATTTTACCACACCTTATTACCAGGTAAATACAACACTGCTTTTGCAGGATGACAAAAAGGGCGACGGGATACTTAAGGAAAGCGCTTTCAGTGATCTTAACATGTTCCATACCACCAAAACCATCGAAAATGAGATCCAGGTATTGCGTTCCGTAAACCTGATGAAAAAAGTACTCAACCGGCTCTCCATTAGCAGCCAGGTATTTGTTGGAACAGGATTGTTGCAGAAAGAGGTTTATGGAAAAACTTCTCCGGTAGTGATTAAAGTGATGCGGGTTTCTCCGCAGGCCATGGGTAAACCTATAACACTGAAAATGCTTGATCAGAACCGTTTTGCACTTACGCTTCCAGATGAGGTTGTCAATAAAAATTATCATTTTGGAGATACCATTTCAAATGCGGGTTTTAGCATCAGCATTGCTAAAGGGCCGGCTTTCGTAAAAGGAGATAGGGAAGTGCATTTATCGCTGATCAATGTAGATGAATTAGCCAAATCGTACCGCGACAGAAAACTTGAAATTACCGAAATCGTTAAAGATGCAAATGTATTGCAGATCGGTGTGCTTGATAATATACCGGCACGTGGTATCGATATTCTTACCCAATTGGTAAAAGAATATAATTTAGAAGATATTGCCTTTAAAAACCAGATGGCACTTGCCACCATTGATTTTATCGATACCAGGCTGAGCTACCTGACCCAGGATTTGGGTACGGTTGAAAGAAATGTGCAACAGTATAAACAGCTTAACAGGGTAACCAACGTAGCGGCTGATGCACAATCAAACCTGCAACGGGCAGAAGATTATAAACAACAATTAGAAGCGATAAACGTACAGTTGGGCATACTCAATGCCGTTGATGTTTACTTGCGCAAAGCAGGAAGACTTCTTCCGATTGTACCTGGAACTGCAGGGCTGCAAGATGGATCGCTGCTTACCCTCATTAATAAATATAATGCCGCACAGGAAGAGTACCAGCAGTTGCTTACCGAAAATCTGCCGGGAAACCCCCTTGTTATCAATATCAAACAGAAACTTTCTGTAATCAGGGAGAACATTTCGGGAAATATTGCAAGCATCCGCACAAACCTGATGATTAACAGGCAAAGTCTGGTATCCAATTCGTCAAAATTTGAGGCAAGGATACAAACTGCGCCGGAGATTGAGCATGGTTTGCAACAACGCGACCGTGAGCAGAGTGTTAAGGTTAATCTTTTTCAATACCTGATCCAGAAACGCGAAGAAACAGCCCTTACACTGTCGGCAAATGTGCCGGATGCAAAGGTGATCGATCAGGCAAACTACGATAGCAGCCCAACCAAGCCCAAACGTCAGCTGATATTTTTATCTGCATTGCTATTTGGCTTTATTATTCCTGTATCCTTTATCTGGACCAAGGATAAGCTAAACAGCCGGGTGGATAATGTGGACGAAATTACGGATCAAACCAATGTAAGGATACTGGGTGAAGTATGCCATGCCAGGGGAAGCGGGGGATTGGCCATAAACGGAAAGCACAGGAACAACATCACTGAACTTTTTCGCTACATCCGGAGCAATCTTGGAAGCAATGTGCCCCATGGAAACAGTCAGGTGCTCATGGTTACCTCATCAGTGCAGGGTGAAGGCAAAACCTTTACCTGCATTAATCTGGCCGCTACGCTGGCCAATATTGATAAAAAGGTAGTACTGTTAGAATTCGACCTCCGTAAGCCTGACCTGATAAATAAAATGAAACTGGAGAAAGGTACCGGAATAAGCGATTATTTACATTCAGAGAATATGAAAGCCAGGGAAATTATCATTCCATCGGGAATTTCAGCTAATCTTTCTGTTATCGGCAGCGGACTGAGCAAGGTGGATGCAGGCAATGAAATGCTTAATCCGCGTATCGCCACGCTTTTTGAAGAACTCAGGGAGGAATTCGATTATGTGATTATCGATACCTCACCGATTGCCCTTGTTGCCGATGCTTTTAGTCTTGATATGCACAGTGATGCAACCATATATGTGGTGAGGTACAACTATACCCAAAAAAGCCACTTGAATATACTTGCTGACATTGAAAAGAACAATAAACTTAAAAATTTGATGGTGATCCTTAACGACGGAAAAACCGAGCATATTAAACATTACGGCTATGGCAGCCGCGATTACGCATAA
- a CDS encoding nucleotide sugar dehydrogenase, with the protein MKTQITDLPKIAVIGLGYVGLPLAVAFSKKYKVFGYDTNPSRIDEIKNAVDHTNEISTAELQQVLTQDCTTLKGLFCTSDVEHIRNCTRYIVTVPTPVDKNNSPDLTPLLKASKVVGGVLKKGDIVIYESTVYPGVTEDECVPILEQESGLRFNIDFFAGYSPERINPGDKEHTVVHIKKVTSGSTPKAATIIDELYDSVILAGTFKASSIRVAEAAKVIENAQRDINIAFVNELAKIFNLLGIDTGDVLEAAGTKWNFMKFKPGLVGGHCIGVDPYYLAQKAQEVGYHPEIILAGRRLNDGMGSYVADELVRLMLMKGIIILNSKVLILGFTFKENCPDVRNTKVIDIVRRLESFKINVCIQDPWADPQRVQKEYGVVCQDSEYHGKRYDAIILAVAHETFNDIDLLPLRMPHTIVYDLKSVLPNASVSARL; encoded by the coding sequence ATGAAAACACAGATAACAGACCTTCCTAAAATAGCCGTAATCGGCCTTGGCTACGTAGGCCTGCCGCTTGCAGTGGCTTTTTCTAAAAAATATAAGGTATTCGGATATGATACCAATCCCTCACGCATCGATGAAATCAAAAATGCGGTTGATCATACCAATGAGATCAGCACCGCAGAGCTGCAACAGGTACTAACGCAGGATTGTACCACATTGAAAGGGCTTTTTTGCACCAGCGATGTAGAACATATCAGAAACTGTACCAGGTACATTGTAACCGTACCCACGCCTGTTGATAAGAATAATAGTCCAGATTTAACCCCTTTGCTCAAAGCCAGCAAGGTTGTTGGCGGTGTGTTAAAAAAGGGGGATATCGTAATCTACGAATCTACCGTTTACCCGGGCGTTACAGAAGATGAATGTGTGCCGATACTGGAGCAGGAATCGGGATTGCGGTTTAATATTGATTTTTTTGCCGGGTATTCTCCCGAGCGCATCAACCCGGGCGATAAGGAACATACTGTTGTGCACATTAAAAAGGTAACTTCAGGATCTACACCAAAGGCCGCAACCATTATCGACGAGCTTTACGATTCTGTTATTCTTGCCGGTACCTTTAAGGCTTCCTCGATCAGGGTGGCAGAGGCCGCAAAAGTAATCGAAAATGCCCAAAGAGATATTAATATCGCTTTTGTAAACGAGCTCGCCAAGATATTTAATCTCCTCGGTATTGATACCGGAGATGTGTTGGAAGCCGCAGGAACCAAATGGAACTTCATGAAATTTAAGCCCGGCCTGGTAGGCGGCCATTGTATAGGAGTAGATCCTTATTATTTAGCGCAAAAGGCACAGGAAGTAGGTTATCACCCTGAAATTATTTTAGCAGGAAGGCGCCTTAACGATGGAATGGGCAGTTATGTTGCCGACGAACTGGTTAGGCTCATGTTGATGAAAGGGATTATTATCCTGAACAGCAAAGTGCTGATTTTGGGCTTCACTTTTAAAGAAAATTGTCCTGATGTACGCAATACCAAAGTGATTGATATTGTGAGGCGATTGGAGAGCTTTAAAATCAATGTTTGCATTCAAGATCCCTGGGCAGACCCACAACGGGTTCAAAAAGAATATGGCGTAGTTTGCCAGGATTCGGAATATCACGGGAAAAGATACGATGCCATTATACTGGCAGTAGCCCATGAGACTTTCAACGATATCGATCTTTTACCGCTACGCATGCCTCATACCATTGTTTACGACCTGAAATCTGTGCTTCCCAATGCATCAGTTTCAGCCAGGTTATAA
- a CDS encoding glycosyltransferase, whose translation MKKKVFFVVSSLGAGGSERVFWLLSQGFDKTQFEVFIVYLGGEKDMFSTDLENVRVINLMTFRASRSFGKLLALIKKERPYAIFSTGAHINVLVAMISLFVKIPFLIARESNVYREMAQVNNVKQRFWVPMIEIFYRRFNNIVCQSAEISSSFLNTFRLPQSSLIIIPNPVKASLPGISSIKSELNGKKKILIVARLATEKMHSRLLNIFAGLPNDFHLSIAGDGPCRAAITKQINALGIADRVCMLGEIEDVDKLYQNHQLCLLTSVTEGFPNALLESIANGTPVVAFRVGGLSNLVIEGFNGYTIDQHDDGAYAFHVQKACSQVWDHQAMMDDAQNRFSLNKIASCYQSLIS comes from the coding sequence ATGAAAAAGAAAGTATTCTTTGTGGTCAGTTCGCTAGGTGCCGGAGGTTCGGAGCGTGTGTTCTGGTTGCTTTCCCAGGGATTTGATAAGACCCAATTTGAGGTTTTCATCGTGTATTTAGGTGGCGAAAAGGACATGTTTTCAACCGATCTGGAAAATGTAAGGGTAATTAACCTGATGACTTTTCGTGCTTCGCGGTCTTTCGGTAAACTCCTTGCTTTGATCAAAAAGGAACGGCCTTATGCCATCTTTTCGACGGGGGCGCACATCAATGTGCTGGTTGCAATGATATCCCTGTTTGTTAAAATTCCATTCCTGATTGCAAGAGAATCGAATGTTTACCGCGAAATGGCTCAGGTTAATAACGTAAAGCAGCGATTTTGGGTGCCCATGATCGAAATTTTTTATCGCCGGTTTAACAACATCGTATGTCAGTCGGCAGAAATCAGTTCCTCTTTTTTAAATACTTTTAGGCTTCCCCAAAGCAGCTTAATCATTATTCCCAATCCCGTAAAAGCATCGCTTCCCGGCATCAGCAGTATAAAAAGTGAGCTAAACGGGAAAAAGAAGATACTCATCGTGGCCAGGCTTGCTACCGAAAAAATGCACAGCCGTTTACTCAATATTTTTGCGGGGCTGCCAAACGATTTTCACCTGAGCATTGCCGGAGACGGACCTTGCAGGGCAGCAATTACCAAACAAATTAATGCGCTGGGCATTGCAGACCGTGTGTGTATGCTTGGAGAAATTGAGGATGTAGATAAGCTTTACCAAAATCACCAGCTCTGCCTGCTTACCTCAGTTACCGAAGGTTTCCCGAATGCACTGTTAGAGTCGATAGCCAATGGCACACCGGTAGTGGCCTTTAGGGTTGGGGGACTGTCTAACCTGGTGATAGAGGGATTTAATGGATATACCATCGATCAGCATGATGATGGCGCTTATGCCTTTCATGTTCAAAAAGCCTGTTCGCAGGTATGGGATCATCAGGCCATGATGGATGATGCCCAAAACCGGTTTTCTCTTAACAAAATTGCAAGCTGCTACCAATCATTAATCAGCTAA
- a CDS encoding SDR family oxidoreductase yields MYDKSFHGINDLSGYSFLVTGGAGFIGSNLVEYLLKFGAGKVRVLDNFSTGFTANIEPFFMHRNFELVRGDIRDRQVCHNVMEGIDYVFHEAALGSVPRSIEDPFTTNEVNISGFLNVLIAARDAGVKRMVYAASSSTYGDSEALPKTEDVIGKPLSPYAVTKFVNELYADVFSKMFGMELIGLRYFNVFGPRQAPDGAYAAVIPKFIKSLIRLLPPVINGDGSVSRDFTYVENIVQINIKSIFTEDSLAVNQIFNAACGQRITLLELLGYIKKSLALHNPEILDVGLRYLPVRKGDIAHSLASIEKAEKLLHYRPAFSVAQGITEAVNWYYAEECENRGVRE; encoded by the coding sequence ATGTACGACAAATCATTTCACGGAATAAACGATCTTTCCGGATACAGCTTTCTGGTTACCGGTGGGGCCGGTTTTATCGGCTCTAACCTTGTAGAATACCTGCTTAAGTTTGGCGCCGGAAAAGTAAGGGTGCTTGATAATTTCTCAACAGGATTTACGGCGAATATAGAACCCTTTTTTATGCACCGAAATTTTGAGCTGGTGAGGGGCGACATCAGGGACAGGCAAGTTTGCCATAACGTTATGGAGGGAATAGACTATGTATTCCACGAGGCTGCTCTTGGTTCAGTTCCCAGGTCGATAGAAGATCCGTTTACCACCAATGAGGTGAATATTTCAGGATTTCTTAATGTGCTTATTGCTGCCCGGGATGCTGGCGTGAAAAGAATGGTTTATGCCGCTTCTTCCTCTACTTACGGCGACAGCGAAGCCCTTCCAAAAACTGAAGATGTGATCGGAAAACCATTATCCCCTTATGCGGTTACCAAATTTGTAAATGAACTGTATGCCGATGTTTTTTCTAAAATGTTTGGAATGGAGCTTATCGGCTTACGATACTTTAATGTTTTTGGACCCAGGCAGGCACCAGATGGCGCTTACGCTGCTGTAATCCCTAAGTTTATCAAATCGCTCATTCGGCTGCTACCTCCTGTCATCAATGGGGATGGATCGGTATCAAGAGATTTTACCTACGTCGAAAATATTGTTCAGATCAATATCAAATCGATCTTTACAGAAGATTCACTGGCCGTTAACCAAATATTCAATGCGGCCTGCGGACAAAGAATTACCCTGCTCGAACTGCTTGGTTATATTAAAAAGAGCCTTGCACTTCATAATCCCGAAATTTTGGATGTCGGCCTGCGCTACTTGCCGGTACGTAAAGGTGATATTGCCCATTCGCTTGCTTCAATTGAAAAAGCTGAAAAACTTTTGCACTACCGTCCAGCATTTTCGGTAGCGCAGGGAATTACCGAAGCCGTAAATTGGTACTATGCCGAAGAATGTGAAAACCGGGGAGTTCGGGAATGA
- a CDS encoding oligosaccharide flippase family protein, with product MKPKPEQKGSGLHAVKWALVDKFGAQLVLLVNMLVLARLLSPEDFGLVGILYIFLSVASALVDSGMGEGLSGNRI from the coding sequence ATGAAACCGAAACCCGAGCAAAAAGGAAGTGGCCTGCATGCGGTTAAATGGGCGCTGGTAGATAAGTTTGGTGCGCAGCTGGTGCTGTTGGTTAATATGCTGGTTTTGGCCAGGTTACTAAGTCCCGAAGATTTTGGCTTAGTAGGCATATTGTATATTTTTTTAAGTGTTGCAAGTGCATTGGTAGATAGTGGAATGGGGGAGGGCTTATCCGGAAACAGGATATGA